Proteins from one Prauserella marina genomic window:
- a CDS encoding bifunctional DNA primase/polymerase — translation MRVAMEIARAGHFVFPLWPRSKKPAVKDWEHAATRDPDGIREWWASLPWNVGIACGPSGLHVIDLDDAHGHEPPEKWAGARHGSDVLARLAKDVGEPYPSHTYTVQSPTGGVHLYFRAPDEPELRPTVARLGWRIDTRGAGGYIIAAGSVRAEGLYVALNCAPIAPLPDWLVTRLTPPPQPDPAEFVPRQDRHNVGELARADAYLARVADNVARARSGERRDTLNKAAFTLGRLVAGGDVAEGDARAALHEAAAHHDGIDGWTTAEAEKTITDALIDGGRYPRRLDDQS, via the coding sequence ATGCGCGTCGCGATGGAGATCGCGCGCGCCGGACACTTCGTGTTCCCACTGTGGCCGAGATCGAAGAAGCCCGCGGTCAAGGACTGGGAGCACGCCGCCACCCGCGACCCGGACGGCATCCGTGAATGGTGGGCCTCCTTGCCCTGGAACGTCGGCATAGCCTGCGGCCCCAGCGGGTTGCACGTGATCGACCTCGATGATGCCCACGGCCACGAGCCGCCTGAGAAATGGGCCGGTGCCCGGCACGGCAGCGACGTCCTCGCTCGCCTAGCCAAGGACGTCGGCGAGCCCTACCCGTCGCACACCTACACCGTGCAATCTCCGACTGGCGGCGTGCACCTGTACTTCCGTGCTCCGGACGAACCCGAGCTACGGCCCACGGTCGCCCGGTTAGGATGGCGCATCGATACCCGCGGCGCGGGCGGCTACATCATCGCCGCCGGGTCAGTGCGCGCCGAAGGGCTGTACGTGGCGCTTAACTGCGCCCCGATCGCCCCGCTCCCGGACTGGCTGGTGACCCGGCTGACCCCGCCGCCGCAGCCCGATCCCGCCGAGTTCGTGCCGCGCCAGGACCGGCACAACGTCGGCGAGCTCGCCCGCGCCGACGCCTACCTCGCTCGGGTCGCCGACAACGTCGCCCGCGCCCGTTCGGGCGAGCGACGCGACACCCTGAACAAGGCCGCCTTCACCCTCGGCAGGCTCGTCGCCGGCGGCGACGTCGCCGAGGGCGACGCCCGCGCCGCCCTGCACGAGGCCGCCGCCCACCACGACGGCATCGACGGCTGGACCACCGCAGAAGCCGAGAAGACCATCACCGACGCGCTCATCGACGGCGGCCGATATCCTCGCCGCCTCGACGACCAGTCCTGA